Proteins encoded together in one Pelagicoccus enzymogenes window:
- a CDS encoding contractile injection system tape measure protein has product MSSHTVHQLLLDVSLPPGSDTRRLDERLRDFAMGPLAQHLEKILDSRDPETSIRIEKLEIDLGAIPVDEFLKNGASRIASAVSNQLGQKKSDIPAHEGERFSFPRFPIQTGEAFADQPQVTAQDSPQQSANNAESRADALLSFLESGHLPWWFPASRWPEAIHPSKWSSPAKSKFLQGLRQALQNSPHAAIRLARAIAPQELKTLLTGNAGNTIPNPENPEHANRQLLHSYLSQLPAPQQPPQSVLQTITPTVPPENPEATTRKGQTKPVANEEAPPVATNDLSWKNNDTGPSDTFQQEVPLNQDLLGFAENNEIAPIRPDGLFVSNAGLVLLNPFLSRLFHSLGYLSESKTFLPTTRWRAAQLLQFLATGQSGLPEHTLVMEKALCGITTDEVAEFPELSSEETAAAETMLQAAIDHWKALGKTSLEGLRQSFLQREGLLYLDSQPVRLQVEKQAYDMLLDRLPWQFRYIHFPWLKQPLLVQWRS; this is encoded by the coding sequence ATGAGCTCCCACACCGTTCATCAGCTTTTGCTCGACGTATCGCTGCCACCAGGGAGCGATACTCGAAGATTGGATGAACGCCTGCGCGATTTCGCCATGGGACCGCTCGCTCAACACCTGGAAAAGATTCTCGATTCTCGAGACCCTGAGACCTCTATCCGTATCGAGAAACTGGAAATCGATCTCGGAGCAATCCCCGTAGATGAATTCCTTAAAAACGGTGCGTCACGCATCGCTTCAGCTGTATCCAATCAGCTAGGACAAAAGAAAAGCGATATTCCCGCGCACGAAGGCGAGCGTTTCTCTTTTCCTCGCTTCCCAATTCAAACGGGAGAAGCGTTCGCAGATCAGCCGCAAGTGACGGCTCAGGACAGCCCACAACAATCAGCCAACAACGCCGAATCACGAGCCGACGCACTACTGTCCTTTCTGGAATCGGGTCACCTTCCTTGGTGGTTTCCGGCATCTCGCTGGCCAGAAGCTATACATCCCAGCAAATGGAGTTCTCCGGCGAAAAGCAAATTTCTCCAAGGCTTGCGGCAAGCCCTGCAAAACAGTCCTCACGCCGCAATCCGACTCGCTCGCGCTATCGCCCCTCAAGAACTAAAAACGCTTCTAACAGGAAACGCCGGGAACACCATTCCCAACCCCGAGAATCCAGAGCACGCGAATCGCCAACTGCTTCACAGCTACCTTTCGCAACTTCCCGCTCCGCAACAGCCACCTCAATCGGTACTGCAAACAATAACCCCCACCGTTCCCCCTGAGAATCCCGAAGCTACCACGAGGAAGGGCCAAACAAAACCCGTCGCGAACGAAGAGGCTCCCCCAGTTGCTACAAACGACTTGTCATGGAAAAACAATGACACCGGTCCCAGCGACACGTTCCAACAGGAAGTGCCTCTGAACCAAGATCTCCTTGGATTCGCCGAGAACAACGAAATCGCTCCCATTCGTCCGGATGGCCTATTCGTGAGCAACGCCGGGCTGGTCTTGCTCAATCCCTTCCTGAGCCGTCTTTTCCATTCGCTGGGCTATCTCAGCGAAAGCAAGACCTTCCTGCCCACCACCCGCTGGCGGGCCGCCCAACTGTTGCAATTTCTCGCCACTGGTCAAAGCGGGCTGCCCGAACACACCTTGGTCATGGAAAAAGCGCTTTGCGGAATTACCACCGACGAGGTTGCGGAGTTTCCCGAGCTGAGCTCCGAAGAGACCGCGGCGGCTGAAACGATGCTGCAGGCCGCCATCGATCACTGGAAAGCCTTGGGAAAAACCTCGCTCGAAGGACTTCGCCAGAGCTTCCTCCAGCGCGAAGGACTTCTCTACCTCGACTCCCAACCGGTACGCCTCCAAGTCGAGAAGCAAGCCTACGACATGCTGCTCGACCGCCTCCCCTGGCAGTTCAGGTACATCCACTTCCCCTGGTTGAAACAACCCCTGCTCGTGCAATGGCGAAGCTGA